In Thermodesulfatator atlanticus DSM 21156, the following proteins share a genomic window:
- a CDS encoding ammonium transporter, protein MGRWRFFSLVGLFLLFLAPAVLAADPTGAEAIKSDPGKAVDFVWVLLCGFLVMFMQAGFACVEAGFCRAKNATNLLMKNLMDFCIGSLIFWAIGYAFLMGNDWHGLIGTSGFFLAGDGYDVDNYLAFFWQLVFAATAATIVSGAVAERIKFKAYFLYSMAIVGTIYPIYAHWVWGGGWLSKLPFGLGHLDFAGSGVVHAVGGLVGLAGAMVLGPRYGKFDKNGKPRAIPGHNIPLAALGVFILWFGWYGFNPGSTFSAHHLRISVIAVNTTLAAAAAAVTAMLIILAKTKKFDLGMSLNGVLAGLVAITAPCAWVESWAAVVIGIIAGFILVGGVYLLEALKIDDPVGAVPVHGFNGLWGIISVGIFADGTYGNYAIEPPFVKGLLYGGGVDQLIAQLIGAVVLFIWAFGAGYVLFKVLDILVGIRVDPREEIQGVDIIEHGTPAYPEFYVIRR, encoded by the coding sequence ATGGGCAGATGGCGTTTTTTTTCATTAGTAGGTCTTTTCTTGTTGTTTCTAGCCCCGGCAGTCTTGGCTGCTGATCCCACCGGGGCTGAGGCTATCAAGTCGGATCCAGGTAAGGCGGTTGACTTTGTTTGGGTTCTTCTTTGTGGTTTCTTAGTTATGTTCATGCAGGCTGGTTTTGCCTGCGTAGAGGCTGGTTTTTGCCGGGCCAAAAACGCTACCAACCTTCTTATGAAAAACCTGATGGACTTTTGTATTGGTTCTTTGATTTTTTGGGCCATTGGTTACGCCTTTCTTATGGGTAATGATTGGCATGGCTTAATTGGTACTTCTGGTTTTTTCCTGGCAGGTGACGGCTACGATGTTGACAATTACTTGGCCTTTTTCTGGCAGCTTGTCTTTGCTGCTACGGCAGCCACCATCGTATCCGGAGCCGTGGCCGAGCGTATTAAGTTTAAGGCTTACTTCCTATATTCCATGGCTATTGTAGGTACTATTTATCCTATTTATGCCCACTGGGTATGGGGTGGCGGCTGGCTTTCTAAGCTTCCCTTTGGTCTTGGGCACCTTGACTTTGCAGGCTCTGGTGTAGTTCACGCCGTTGGTGGCTTGGTTGGTCTTGCCGGTGCCATGGTGCTTGGCCCTCGTTATGGGAAGTTTGACAAGAACGGAAAACCGCGGGCTATTCCCGGGCACAATATTCCCTTGGCAGCCCTGGGTGTCTTCATCTTATGGTTTGGCTGGTATGGTTTTAACCCAGGTTCTACTTTTTCTGCGCATCACTTAAGGATTTCGGTGATTGCGGTTAACACCACTTTGGCTGCGGCAGCGGCAGCGGTAACAGCCATGCTCATTATCCTGGCCAAGACCAAAAAATTCGACCTTGGTATGTCCTTAAACGGAGTTCTTGCTGGGCTGGTAGCTATTACCGCTCCCTGTGCCTGGGTTGAGTCATGGGCCGCAGTGGTCATTGGTATTATCGCTGGGTTTATCCTGGTAGGTGGCGTATATTTGCTTGAGGCCCTCAAGATTGACGACCCTGTTGGTGCGGTACCTGTCCACGGTTTTAACGGCTTGTGGGGTATTATTTCCGTTGGAATTTTTGCGGACGGCACCTACGGCAACTATGCTATTGAGCCGCCTTTTGTGAAAGGGCTTCTTTACGGTGGTGGTGTTGACCAGCTCATTGCCCAGCTAATTGGTGCGGTGGTGCTTTTCATCTGGGCCTTTGGTGCTGGTTACGTGCTTTTTAAGGTGCTTGATATCCTGGTGGGCATCCGTGTTGATCCCCGTGAAGAGATTCAGGGTGTGGATATCATCGAACACGGAACCCCTGCTTATCCTGAATTTTACGTGATTAGGAGGTAA
- a CDS encoding P-II family nitrogen regulator yields the protein MKEIRAIIRPEKLQDVLEALEKAGHPGVTVAQVEGHGRQAGLVEQFRGREFRVDLLPKMEVRVVCKDEDLERLFKVIAEAARTGEIGDGKIFVYDVVDAMRIRSGERGEAAI from the coding sequence ATGAAGGAGATAAGAGCCATAATAAGGCCAGAAAAACTACAAGACGTGCTCGAAGCCCTGGAAAAGGCAGGGCATCCAGGAGTGACCGTAGCCCAGGTGGAAGGTCACGGACGCCAGGCAGGGCTTGTGGAACAGTTCCGTGGCCGTGAGTTTAGGGTTGACCTGTTACCTAAAATGGAAGTAAGGGTTGTTTGTAAGGATGAAGACTTGGAACGACTTTTCAAGGTGATTGCTGAGGCTGCGCGTACCGGCGAAATAGGAGACGGAAAAATCTTTGTTTACGACGTGGTCGATGCCATGCGCATAAGAAGTGGCGAACGAGGCGAAGCCGCCATATAG
- a CDS encoding TorF family putative porin: MDRIRNWLVGACLMVCVLLAGFSQAKAEDVSADFSVDVLSQYIWRGMAFSDDSLVVQPSMTIGYKALSLNFWGNYDTDLVGADQAEWTETDFTVDYTFEGLPYGLSANVGTIYYALDGFPDSFELYAGLSGTCPVTGINAGITVYKEISHYPGWWIELSADRSFALPWYNASLDLGATALYLSSDDPKDGYADPDNTNDGYSGWMNMNLSASLSIPVTKQITVTPQIAYSFALSSDAKKVIKKASVTDNHDFLYGGVGVSISF; encoded by the coding sequence ATGGATCGGATTAGGAATTGGTTGGTGGGAGCTTGTCTGATGGTATGTGTGCTTTTGGCAGGTTTTTCTCAGGCCAAGGCGGAAGATGTTTCCGCGGATTTTTCGGTTGACGTGCTTAGCCAGTACATCTGGCGCGGCATGGCCTTCTCTGATGATTCTCTTGTGGTTCAGCCTTCTATGACCATTGGCTACAAAGCTCTTTCTCTCAACTTCTGGGGCAACTACGACACCGACCTTGTTGGTGCTGACCAAGCTGAGTGGACTGAGACGGATTTCACCGTGGACTATACCTTTGAAGGGCTACCTTATGGTTTAAGCGCTAACGTGGGCACCATCTATTACGCGCTTGATGGGTTTCCGGACTCCTTTGAACTTTATGCCGGGCTTTCGGGCACCTGCCCTGTTACCGGGATCAACGCCGGTATCACCGTCTATAAGGAAATTTCCCATTATCCTGGCTGGTGGATTGAACTTTCTGCGGACAGAAGCTTTGCTCTCCCCTGGTACAATGCTTCCTTAGACCTTGGTGCTACCGCCCTTTACCTTAGCTCTGATGATCCAAAAGATGGTTATGCTGATCCTGATAACACTAATGATGGCTATTCTGGCTGGATGAACATGAATCTTAGCGCTTCTTTGAGCATCCCTGTAACCAAACAGATCACCGTTACTCCCCAGATCGCATACTCTTTTGCTTTAAGCAGTGATGCCAAAAAAGTTATCAAAAAAGCCTCTGTTACTGATAACCATGATTTCCTCTACGGTGGCGTGGGGGTAAGCATTAGCTTCTAA
- a CDS encoding ATP-binding protein: MKLIKAVFKNYKILEESEFSFKEGLNFINEANEFGKSTIIEGIVDAFSLNPASLIPKKTEGKEIPPVIKIAFVIQEDTYELKINAQEERVFLKGKDGTELESPQGIKKFLAAKGYQHFPHVLEGLLVLKERDLSVGATRGLKDIFDAVLRSASVENLENRIRNEFILQRAGLRQKPFGQQKRALEEKLLDLEEKLSSLLREKEEFEKNKKNLKKIKEEIKNLSQKQKELLQKYEQLKHMRAYLELRALEQEKENLEKELKNLVAREEKLNREVLNLAEKISSLKKHIEKQNEEIAKLIAAKEKIKVLKDRLQRVEKGLCLFKEIQQKEAALGDSKNLDPEALETSLRDWKTFLALKKRARGLIKILSAKGQVFVNRIPAEGQEIAFQGRVRLEYQDLCLDIFADTKVADLSEREEKLGQKFGSPENLLSIIKKLRELKGLYEQTKYYESLDELLKQKNGLTKELESLFASLASLETKRKEHEKLKEELTRHEIQERKLQQEIFQARERSKTLSEKLSALEDEIKSFPRDFEEKLSLKTLRAYEGLSLKDISEKISQAEKSLLQMEQKLNDLEIERVRFEERVKREPDLARFEDLLREKARLEQKILRLNRLEKVLRISADLLARLNAELNREYLRNFEEHVAKYFSLITGGRYQKVSFKEESLFFDREAFAKNWEAVRDDGKRFEIDRLSDGTRAQLLLAARLALVRLFFKREAFFLFDEPFAYFDKHRRERTISILKNLAETGWQVIVMSAHK; encoded by the coding sequence ATGAAACTCATAAAGGCAGTCTTTAAAAACTACAAAATCCTTGAAGAAAGCGAGTTCAGCTTCAAAGAAGGCCTTAATTTCATTAACGAAGCAAACGAATTCGGCAAATCAACCATTATTGAAGGCATTGTCGATGCGTTTTCTTTAAATCCCGCAAGCCTTATCCCCAAAAAAACCGAAGGCAAAGAAATCCCCCCGGTTATCAAAATCGCCTTTGTCATTCAGGAAGATACTTACGAACTCAAAATAAACGCCCAGGAAGAAAGGGTCTTCCTAAAAGGCAAAGACGGTACCGAGCTTGAAAGCCCCCAGGGTATCAAAAAATTTTTGGCAGCTAAAGGCTATCAGCATTTTCCCCACGTGTTAGAAGGGCTTTTGGTCTTAAAAGAACGCGATCTTTCTGTAGGGGCAACCCGGGGCCTAAAAGACATCTTCGATGCAGTGCTTCGCTCAGCAAGTGTTGAAAACCTTGAGAATCGCATACGAAACGAGTTTATCCTTCAACGTGCCGGGCTTCGCCAAAAGCCCTTTGGCCAGCAAAAAAGGGCCCTTGAGGAAAAACTTTTAGATCTTGAAGAAAAACTTTCCTCGCTTTTGCGAGAAAAAGAAGAATTCGAAAAAAACAAAAAAAACCTCAAGAAAATCAAAGAAGAAATAAAAAATTTGAGCCAGAAGCAAAAAGAGCTTTTGCAAAAATACGAACAATTAAAACACATGCGGGCTTATCTTGAGCTGCGTGCCCTTGAACAGGAAAAAGAAAACCTTGAAAAAGAGCTTAAAAATTTAGTTGCTAGGGAAGAAAAACTAAACCGGGAAGTCTTAAATCTTGCGGAAAAAATCAGCTCTTTAAAAAAACACATAGAAAAACAAAACGAAGAAATAGCAAAGCTTATTGCCGCCAAGGAAAAGATAAAAGTTCTCAAAGATCGTTTACAAAGGGTTGAAAAGGGGCTTTGCCTTTTTAAGGAAATCCAGCAAAAAGAAGCTGCACTTGGAGATAGTAAAAATCTAGATCCAGAGGCCCTTGAAACCAGCCTTCGTGACTGGAAGACGTTTTTAGCCCTTAAAAAACGGGCTCGGGGTCTCATCAAGATCCTTTCTGCCAAGGGCCAGGTATTTGTAAATAGAATTCCTGCTGAAGGGCAAGAAATAGCTTTTCAAGGTAGGGTACGTCTTGAGTATCAGGACCTTTGCCTTGACATTTTTGCTGATACTAAGGTGGCGGATCTTTCCGAGCGCGAGGAAAAACTTGGACAAAAATTCGGCAGCCCAGAAAACCTCTTATCAATTATCAAGAAGTTACGAGAACTCAAAGGGCTTTACGAACAGACTAAATACTACGAAAGTCTTGATGAGCTCTTGAAACAGAAAAACGGACTTACAAAAGAACTTGAGTCTCTTTTTGCTTCTTTGGCCTCGCTTGAGACCAAAAGAAAAGAACACGAAAAGCTTAAAGAAGAACTTACAAGGCATGAGATTCAGGAAAGAAAACTCCAACAGGAGATCTTTCAAGCAAGGGAAAGAAGTAAAACCCTCTCAGAAAAGCTTTCGGCCCTTGAAGATGAAATAAAAAGTTTCCCGCGGGATTTTGAAGAAAAACTTTCCTTAAAAACCCTGCGAGCCTACGAGGGCTTAAGTCTCAAAGACATTTCGGAAAAGATCTCGCAAGCAGAAAAGAGCCTTTTACAAATGGAACAAAAGCTTAACGATCTAGAGATAGAACGAGTTCGCTTTGAAGAAAGAGTGAAGCGTGAGCCAGATCTTGCCCGTTTTGAGGATCTCCTCAGGGAAAAAGCGCGCCTTGAGCAGAAAATTTTGCGCTTAAACCGCCTGGAAAAAGTCCTGCGTATTTCTGCGGACTTGCTGGCACGCTTGAATGCCGAGCTTAACAGAGAATATCTCCGCAATTTTGAAGAACACGTTGCCAAGTACTTTTCCCTGATAACTGGTGGAAGATACCAAAAAGTTTCCTTTAAAGAAGAAAGCCTTTTTTTCGACCGAGAAGCTTTTGCCAAAAACTGGGAAGCCGTAAGGGATGATGGCAAACGTTTTGAGATTGACAGGCTGTCTGACGGCACCAGGGCACAGCTTCTTTTGGCTGCACGTTTGGCCCTGGTAAGGCTCTTTTTTAAGCGAGAGGCCTTTTTCCTTTTTGATGAACCCTTTGCCTATTTTGACAAACACCGCAGGGAAAGAACCATCTCTATCCTCAAAAATCTGGCAGAAACTGGCTGGCAGGTCATTGTAATGAGCGCTCACAAGTAA
- a CDS encoding metallophosphoesterase family protein — protein MKLYHLSDLHLGASAPSFSAGKRDALVLKKLKEILRKAENEGVFAIILAGDIFDSNAVLTTLARSFFEILCEFPELCFVLIPGGGSFHQGEISGHDAFGPDSVYLRPEIKPYLEAQHINLLTPDNSATLIDFSGKKIGFYAGFFAFPDVSLFPSADYHVAIMHGAFGPNQAYETPLPQEVLSSFDYLALGHYHGFKKLAENAFYSGAFVQFEYLPGEKALSGYLEVSLAPKGLLVERKVLEGAPSFLRLCVMSENDLDKIKNLDFEHTFLRVESYLENFKEELAALCKHFPGHIQIAEGAEIPKADLIFYQTFEKLLEEVPDELQDEVREFVLYGLLVSQKPSALKSFLEEKYLK, from the coding sequence ATGAAACTGTATCACCTATCAGACTTACATCTTGGGGCATCGGCTCCTTCTTTTTCTGCTGGCAAAAGAGACGCCCTGGTGCTCAAAAAATTAAAAGAGATCTTACGCAAGGCAGAAAATGAAGGTGTTTTTGCGATAATACTCGCAGGGGATATTTTTGACTCAAACGCAGTGCTGACCACCCTTGCTAGGAGTTTTTTTGAGATACTTTGTGAGTTCCCAGAGCTTTGCTTTGTCCTTATCCCTGGAGGTGGAAGCTTTCACCAAGGCGAAATCTCAGGCCATGATGCCTTTGGCCCGGATTCTGTTTATTTGCGCCCGGAAATAAAACCATACCTTGAAGCTCAACATATAAACCTTCTTACGCCCGATAACTCCGCCACGTTGATAGACTTTTCAGGGAAAAAAATCGGCTTTTATGCCGGCTTTTTTGCTTTTCCTGATGTTTCTCTTTTTCCTTCAGCTGATTATCACGTAGCCATAATGCACGGAGCCTTTGGCCCAAATCAGGCTTACGAAACTCCCCTTCCCCAGGAAGTTCTTTCAAGCTTCGATTACCTGGCTCTTGGGCATTACCACGGGTTTAAAAAGCTTGCGGAAAACGCCTTTTATAGCGGAGCCTTTGTCCAATTCGAGTATCTCCCCGGAGAAAAGGCCCTGAGCGGTTATCTTGAAGTCAGTCTCGCGCCAAAGGGCCTTTTAGTTGAGCGAAAGGTGCTCGAAGGAGCCCCTTCTTTTCTGCGCCTGTGTGTAATGAGCGAAAACGACCTGGACAAGATCAAGAACCTTGATTTTGAACATACTTTTTTGCGCGTTGAATCCTACCTTGAAAACTTCAAAGAAGAGCTTGCCGCACTTTGCAAACACTTTCCCGGGCACATACAAATCGCAGAGGGGGCGGAAATCCCCAAGGCAGACCTCATCTTCTATCAAACCTTTGAGAAACTACTTGAAGAGGTCCCGGATGAACTTCAGGATGAAGTGCGGGAGTTTGTCCTTTACGGGCTTTTAGTCTCACAAAAGCCCTCAGCTCTTAAATCCTTTCTGGAAGAAAAATACCTGAAATGA